From the genome of Periplaneta americana isolate PAMFEO1 chromosome 15, P.americana_PAMFEO1_priV1, whole genome shotgun sequence, one region includes:
- the LOC138715393 gene encoding uncharacterized protein, whose amino-acid sequence MPQTIPAPMSTPASKITASTAYAGMNKDACQQGNSMIGEQLRGYQQPSLLFNVVPTAENTDMNTSKMEQFPSASATPPSKLGPGVAKRKLFSSPHFSSSPRSNKLKMAALKAKVKRLQKKLQCL is encoded by the exons atgcctcaaacaattcctgctcctatgagtactccagcttcaaagattactgcttcgacggcatatgccgggatgaataaagatgcatgccaacaag GGAACAGTATGATTGGTGAACAGCTGAGGGGCTATCAGCAACCATCGCTCCTATTCAATGTGGTTCCCACAGCTGAAA atactgacatgaatacatccaagatggaacagtttccttcagcttcagctacacctccttccaaacttg GTCCTGGTGTTGCAAAACGAAAACTTTTCTCGAGTCCTCACTTCTCATCTTCACCCAGGAGCAACAAACTAAAAATGGCAGCTCTGAAAGCAAAGGTGAAGAGACTGCAGAAAAAATTGCAGTGTCTTTAA